The proteins below come from a single Falco peregrinus isolate bFalPer1 chromosome Z, bFalPer1.pri, whole genome shotgun sequence genomic window:
- the LOC114010901 gene encoding translation initiation factor IF-2-like isoform X2, with product MGDGGRRQRGLGPRPGSEAGAEPCRPMRGRDCRRRRRPARCREGRILPACFLPSSLRPGPALAARRAGALGPPPPRARSRRRCRKARRPAESTRARPQPPRSAAVPPPPPAGGRERGGWSAPPSAGPPGAQRGSARPEQTLRAEPGIILGPPRAPPLPAAGHGAAAVGPPASPPHRAAPLCNPLPAPGEAARGDGPGEGAKAAIDSIDRAAGRLQGLRWTPRGARTLRGGGPGGGGAGLYRLLRAAGTAPPRRPLRGARPGRSPPGFFDQSEMSLQEGSHLQALIPLEDCNHPDICWKSSTASCKLSRRLLDCIEDTIFIQELLNE from the exons ATGGGCGACGGGGGTCGACGCCAACGGGGGCTCGGCCCTCGGCCGGGCAGCGAGGCCGGTGCCGAGCCGTGCCGGCCGATGCGGGGAAGAGactgccgccgccgccgccgcccagcTCGTTGCcgagaaggaaggattctccccgcctgcttccttccctcctccctccgccccggcccggccctggctgcccggcgggcgggagcgctcggcccgccgcctccccgcgccCGCTCACGACGGCGCTGCCGCAAGGCACGACGGCCGGCGGAGAGCACGCGGGCCCGGCCCCAGCCACCCCGCTCCGCAGCGgtgcccccgccgccccccgcgggcgggcgggagaGGGGCGGTTGGTCCGCGCCGCCGTCGGCCGGGCCCCCCGGGGCCCAGCGGGGCTCGGCCCGCCCCGAGCAGACCCTGCGCGCAGAGCCCGGAATCATCCTCGGCCCGCCTCGCGCTCCGCCGCTGCCGGCCGCCGGGCACGGGGCCGCCGCGGTGGGCCCGCCCGCCAGCCCTCCGCACCGCGCTGCACCGCTCTGCAACCCCCTCCCCGCACCCGGCGAAGCTGCACGGGGCGACGGCCCGGGGGAGGGGGCAAAGGCCGCGATCGATTCGATCGATCGGGCGGCCGGGCGACTGCAGGGGCTGCGCTGGACCCCCCGCGGCGCCCGGACGCTGCGTGGCGGCGGCCCaggagggggcggggcgggcctTTACCGGCTGCTGCGGGCAGCGGGGACAGCCCCACCCCGCCGTCCGCTGCGGGGGGCGCGGCCGGGGCGGTCGCCTCCCGGTTTCTTCGACCAGTCAGAGATGTCG CTACAGGAAGGATCACACTTGCAGGCTCTGATTCCGCTGGAGGACTGCAACCACcctgacatctgctggaaaagcagcacagcaagctgTAAACTGTCCAGGAGACTCTTGGATTGCATTGAGGATACTATCTTTATCCAG GAACTGTTAAATGAGTAA
- the LOC114010901 gene encoding translation initiation factor IF-2-like isoform X1 → MGDGGRRQRGLGPRPGSEAGAEPCRPMRGRDCRRRRRPARCREGRILPACFLPSSLRPGPALAARRAGALGPPPPRARSRRRCRKARRPAESTRARPQPPRSAAVPPPPPAGGRERGGWSAPPSAGPPGAQRGSARPEQTLRAEPGIILGPPRAPPLPAAGHGAAAVGPPASPPHRAAPLCNPLPAPGEAARGDGPGEGAKAAIDSIDRAAGRLQGLRWTPRGARTLRGGGPGGGGAGLYRLLRAAGTAPPRRPLRGARPGRSPPGFFDQSEMSLQEGSHLQALIPLEDCNHPDICWKSSTASCKLSRRLLDCIEDTIFIQVIEVNRIPGDRGEQNS, encoded by the exons ATGGGCGACGGGGGTCGACGCCAACGGGGGCTCGGCCCTCGGCCGGGCAGCGAGGCCGGTGCCGAGCCGTGCCGGCCGATGCGGGGAAGAGactgccgccgccgccgccgcccagcTCGTTGCcgagaaggaaggattctccccgcctgcttccttccctcctccctccgccccggcccggccctggctgcccggcgggcgggagcgctcggcccgccgcctccccgcgccCGCTCACGACGGCGCTGCCGCAAGGCACGACGGCCGGCGGAGAGCACGCGGGCCCGGCCCCAGCCACCCCGCTCCGCAGCGgtgcccccgccgccccccgcgggcgggcgggagaGGGGCGGTTGGTCCGCGCCGCCGTCGGCCGGGCCCCCCGGGGCCCAGCGGGGCTCGGCCCGCCCCGAGCAGACCCTGCGCGCAGAGCCCGGAATCATCCTCGGCCCGCCTCGCGCTCCGCCGCTGCCGGCCGCCGGGCACGGGGCCGCCGCGGTGGGCCCGCCCGCCAGCCCTCCGCACCGCGCTGCACCGCTCTGCAACCCCCTCCCCGCACCCGGCGAAGCTGCACGGGGCGACGGCCCGGGGGAGGGGGCAAAGGCCGCGATCGATTCGATCGATCGGGCGGCCGGGCGACTGCAGGGGCTGCGCTGGACCCCCCGCGGCGCCCGGACGCTGCGTGGCGGCGGCCCaggagggggcggggcgggcctTTACCGGCTGCTGCGGGCAGCGGGGACAGCCCCACCCCGCCGTCCGCTGCGGGGGGCGCGGCCGGGGCGGTCGCCTCCCGGTTTCTTCGACCAGTCAGAGATGTCG CTACAGGAAGGATCACACTTGCAGGCTCTGATTCCGCTGGAGGACTGCAACCACcctgacatctgctggaaaagcagcacagcaagctgTAAACTGTCCAGGAGACTCTTGGATTGCATTGAGGATACTATCTTTATCCAGGTAATAGAGGTGAACAGAATTCCAGGTGATAGAGGTGAACAGAATTCGTAA